ACTTATGTTCCGAAATAAGTCCATAATGAGGTACTTCAAAATGAGCTTCTTAAAATGTATCGTTTCGTTGACATCCTTCGCTCGGTTCATGTTCAGGTCCTGCagggggtgcaaaaaaagggacaggACGGCGGGTGGACACGCCCTGACGCTATCTCGTGGGGGCACACACgcgtgtatacatatacatatgtacatgtatatatgcaaatgGGCTTGTTATTACCCCTCCGTCTGCATGCACTTACGTGTAAACTCAAACAGGCGTGCTCGCGGTAGGGCTCCACCAAAAGGACCTCCTCTATCTCCGTGCCCCCACAACGCATGGGCATAAATTCGCTAATCTTCATGCTCccaaaaatggataaacagTATCTGTCGATCAGGCTTTCCACTCCGCTTTTATTTCCATCCCCGGCTCTTTTATTTCCATCCTCTGCGCTTTTATTTCCATCCTCTGCGCTTTTATTTCCATCCTCCACACTCTCATATGGcactccttcttcctctgccCCTCGGTGGGGAAACCTCTCGCCGTACTCTTTCAGTATGTGGACATTCTTAAGAAtggtcccttttttgctatCCCGCTTGCCGCTGCGCCATTCGCTCTGCCATTCGCTCTGCCCTCCGCCTGGCACTTCACTTACTACCCCGTTGACCACTCCGTTGACCGCCGTGTCCCCTTCTGCCACCGGCACATCGCCGCACACGTCGAAGTAGTCCCCATTCAGAAACACCTCCGCTGCCGCCATCATCCTGTCCGCCTCAAAACGGTGCACACCTTCAGTGGTGCTGCCCTTTTCCGCCGCGCCCCTACCTAAATGGCAATTCGCTGCTCCCCTGGAAAAGCCACCGTCAAATCTTCTGCCTCCTAGTACACCTGTCAGGACGTCCCAACGATTCACTTCTCTGTCGGTGCTCCTGTTGGTCGAAAGATGCAACAGACCTGTACTTGAAGCAtccaccttttttaaaacaaaccCGTTTGAAGCTTCCTCTGTGTAGTGTCCACTTTGTTCTCCTCCATACGGATTCTCAAATCGACTCACCGTTTGGGAGTCTTCCAATGGGTTCATTTGATGGTCTTTCAATTGTTCGCATTTTATTCCACTTTGGAGGGACTCCCGATTCGTCCTGCTAAAAGCGAAGGGGCAATCAGCATGTGGTAACCCCCCATTTAGCACTACCTCCCCATGGTCATCATAAATGACGTTTTCTGGGCCACTCCTATCAGTGCCTTTTAAGAATACGAATGTATCCCATCTTTGTTTATCACGTGTGTTCATATTTCCgtcctttcccccctccgTAGTTATTACCATCCCACCATATGGATCATATTCTTGACAAATTAGCtgacttgtttttttttctaaaagggggaaattacTTCTCCTCCGTGGATAAACCTGACAAtacttttcttcttcctcaccaGTTGTAGTTGCATCTAACATCATGCTATTCACCTTCGGggttattattttctcccttcttGGGGACCCTCTCCCTTTGAATCCCACCCCAGTTAAGGACGCTCCCCCCAGGTTTCCACACTCCCGTGAATTACTCAATTGGGCGGTCATTTCTTTCTTACATTTGTACTTCCCGACGACCTcacttttcctcctccccgtGTCGCTCCTGTTGGTATGGCATTTGAAGATGTGAACTCCTGTTGGGGATCCATTTAAGTCAGTACCCTGCGCACCACCTACCCCATTCTCTGCTCCTTGATTTCCTCCCAAAGTGCTCCCTGGTAAGATGCACGTTTGTGCGCCCCCCTCCGCTGTCGCGCATGTCTCATTAGAACCTCTAAAATTGGGGAACCCacttttgctccttttatTCTTATCACTGCGGGTCTGTTTCTCCTCACACTTCACATGTGTTACATCTAACGAATGAAAAACATGGTTAACCGATAGCGGtgttatgtgttttttttttttttttttttctctcttcataatttttacaccTTTGTTTGTTGTCTCTCTCTCTGTCTTTCCCACATCTGCCTCGTCATAATACACTGTTTTCCCGTTTACCTGaacccatttgggggaagAATCACATTCGTTTCTATGTTCCTTTCCAGCCAATCCTGCAGTATTCCCACTCACCACTGGTTCTCTAACTTCTTCAACCTCCGTGTGAAACATATTAACTTCTTCAAAATTCAaacgtttatttttctgaagGCCATTCTCTattggtttattttttatgtccacCTCGATATGGCCTATATTCCTATTGTCCTGAAAAATCtgatgtaaaaattttttctcattttcacCCAAATGTTTatccgtttcgttttttccctgtttgtCAAACGGGCTTGTAAATTCATCACTCCCATAGTTTCTTCGTGCAAGTGTCATGcactcttcattttgtgcaaaagaGTCATTCACATTAACGCAACGGTTCATATCATACTCTGAGTAGCCACTTCCTATACCTACCACATTTCGATCATATTGGAGATTCGATTCTTTCCCGACCTTATAGTTTGTCTTCTCCTCCACCATCAAACATGAGGTTATCCTCCCCTTCCCGCAATCGCTTTGTACATTCCTACATCTCGAGGTGTTGCTCCTCATTAAATTATGTACCCCAAACGGATCGGCACTTCTCACTGCACTATAATTTCTTACTACCCCCCTGTTCATATCATTCTGTAAAAAATCCCTCTCACTCATGTTCATTACTCTCCCTACATCATCCTGTccttctctctttttttggatTCCCCACACATTTGCGTTCATCCTGGGGCTCGTATCACATGTACTATGTGTAGGGTTCCATGTGGGCATATTAGCAATGGGGATATTTTCCCCTTGATGAGTACCCCAGGTGTGTAGAAACGGCCCCTGTGTGCTGTTCATGTGGGGGAACTGCGGGAGCATGTTTTGAGGAGCCTTGTGTTGAGGAGCCGTGTGTTGAGGGGAAGGACTAAGCCCGAGGAAGTGTCCCCCCAGGTTCGTCGTGCCGTCAATGCGGTTTGCTGCCCCGTTGGCTGATTCGTTCACTGCCCCCGTCGCTGCCCCATTCGCTTCCCCCGTCGCTGCCCCATTCGCTTCCCCCTTCGCTGCCCCCTTCGCTGCCCCATTCGCTGCCCCATTCGCTTCCCCCTTCGCTGCCCCATTCGCCTCGAAAAAAGGAGTCGTCCCCCCAACGTTAACCAATGGGGCACTGTTCACGCAAGTCACCGCATTAGTCGTTACGTTAGTACCCCCTCTTTGATCACTCCCCACAGTCGTACCCTTCTCGTAATTGTTAATAAAACTCCAGTAGCCATTTGGCATAACATCCTTTTTAAGTCTCATTTTGTTCGGCTTGCTCTCCATCTCGGGTTCTAAAATTGCGACTTCTTCTTTATTCTGCACAAATTCTCTAGACTCATCTGTGATTCCATTTCTATGGGTTCTATTATTCGCGCGGTTCCTCTGTTGCATCTCTGGGACGCATGTCTTCTTCGCATCAATTGGTAGAGAGCCACCTACCCCAAGGGGAACCCCCCCTTGTGTACTTATGACCTCATTTCCCCTAGCATGTTCCCTACTGCTGGAAAAATGCCCATCGTTCAGCACAGCAATTTTGTGAAACCTGTTGCGCGCCTCGTCATTGGCGGCGTTGCTCTGTGTGGCTCCATTTCCTAAAGATGGGGCGGGCCCAACAGAAACGCATTCCATCGGAATGGTAGCTATTGGAATGGGCGCAGTCGGAATGGCCGCAATCGGAATGGGCGCAGTCGGAATGGCCGCAATCGGAATGGCCGCAATCGGAACAGAACCGGTCTTCTGCATCTCCGCATTTGCCCTTGCCACACTGTACCAACTCATCACATCTCCATTATACGACTGGCACTCCTCATTGGGTCCTCTCAAGACACACCTTTCCACGTTCCTCATGTTGACAAaattccttcttcccctttccgTGTTGAACTGCATCATCTGATTCGTCTCCCCGTTTGCGTTATATGCGCCATAAAAActgtcattttttgtttgaccACTCAGGCAAGCTTGCTCATTGGGGCCATAAAATTCGAATGCTCCCTGCCCCCGATTCACGTTGCTAATTGGGTTCACGTTGCTAATTGGATTCACGCTGCTAATTCGATTCGTGTTTCCTGGGTAACTAtaatttttgtccttctcaGAATTGTGCACCATGTTGTCAAGCGGGACAACGTTGTGCGTACCGCTTCCCCTTCTGCTGTCAACCTCTCCCTTGTGGTACCTCCTGATAGGGCCCTCCACTTCGTTGGGCACTCCGGTGTAACTGCGGTTTTCATACATATCTGGGCTAGCGTAGTACCCCCCGTAAGGGTTGTCCCTATAAGTGCCACTCGCAGCACCGGTACTATTTGCACCACTCGCAGCACCGGTACTATTTGCACCACTCGCAGCACCGGTACTATTTGCACCACTAGCAGCACCGGCACTATTTGCACCACTCGCACCACTCCCGTTGTAGGCGCGAAGCTTGCTGCCGCTAACACTGGGTCCCTTTAACGACTCCGTCTCGTGCGAGTGCGCAAACAGTATTGGAAACGAATTTGCGTTCATCTCAGTCCCGTTCCAATGCTCAGTCCTTTCATCCATGACCCCGTTCTGTTTATCATTTTCGTGAGAGTTCGACTCACCTGTTGGTGTGCTGCTTCCCATGGGATACCCCTTTTCGTCGTTAAACTGAGGGGTAAGCGTGCATTCCGCTGAGCCAATCGGGGAAGGGGGGCTAGTATAACCATTCAAGCTCCCCGTGTTATTATTCCTATCTAAGTCATCATATGGCACATGTGAAACTTCCCAGTTGTCACtactgtgtttttttttgcccttcacTAAAGACAAACCATTTTTGCCGCAGACATTTTTATCGCAGACATTTTTATCGCAGACATTTTCGCCGCAGACTTTTTCGCCGttcatgtaatttttatttttttttaatttcaggttgttcttccttttctgtacTTTTAATCGACTTTTCACAGCTAGCTCTCTCGCAATTAAGAACCCATAACGGTACACAGAAaagcattctttttttttatgcccatAGGCACACCACCTTTTCTGTCTAATATCAAAATGGACTCCTTTAATCTTTGGCATTTTCATGATCTCACTATAGTAGTactcatcatcatcgtgCTCGTTACAACTGTTTTTTTCGAACTGATTTAGTTTgtatttgtacatttcttcttccccttcttcgaCTTCTGctgtctcttttttttctaattcgtTTGACCCTTTCTCGCTTCCATGTTCTCCATTCTTCTCAGCACAGGGGTGAAAGACACACCGTGGTATACTGGATTCTCCAACGGAAATAGAGAAAGGAGTCTCTGAGGTGAGTTGATTCAACTGACTACATCTACGCGGATCTAACAGTTTCTCACTTGCgcagtttcttttttcatacatTGCTGCCTTCTTTGGTTCCTCACTTAGGTTATCCTTCCTCTGGATCAAGCTCATACTGTGCGTCCATTTATTGTGGCTGCTTATCGCAGAACTGACTTCTTCACTCCCTTTATTTTTGGCGTCACTTATTTGGTTGCATCCACTTTTGTTCTGCTTCCCACTCGTCTGTGCAACATCtaaatcgtttttttcttttttccttttcgcactttttttgtgactCTTCGTTTTGGATACCTCCTTGGAAACAACCTCCCCGTTAGAGATTCCCCCTTCATTGTGTTCGCCGCTACCAACAGCACGCATCTCCATACTGCCTTCTTCCCCATACCACTGGCAGCTCCGACTAACGATATCCCTTTCGGACAGTACAGATATACCGTTGCCTCGGATGTGAGAGTTATTACAACTCTTGCTTCCCTTTCTGTTCGTCGTTTTCTTctcggaatttttttttttccctttattttttccactgaCATTTTTCTCTGACGTCTTCCCTTCCTGATTCCCAACGGTGGTGTCTACTACATATGCAGAAGTTACTCTCTCCATAGAATGGCTACATGTCATCtttcctgcttctccttctccactCTCAACACATGCGCTTTTTATtgtcttcttttctttttccatggGTTGAATGCTTATCCACTGTTCAGGTGAATTTATGCATCTTCCAAACACCTCGGTGTTATCTCCCAAAACGTTTGCCTTTCCTCGTGTCGTCTCCTCACCTGTGTTCCTCAGTCCTACCACTTCGCCCGATGTGCCTCCTTCTTCCCTGGGGAGACTCCTTCCCTGACTGCGCTCATAATGGATACTTCTGTTTACATTTATTAGTTCACCCAAGTGCTCCGAAATGTGCGTCGCTGTGGAAGCCCTAGTTAGGTTCCACGTCTCACGCTCACTCCTTTCTCCACTTACCCTACTATTATGCATATTCACGTTCAGACTCAGGTTCAGGTTTAGGTCCTCCTTTTGCTTGTTCTGTGTTGACTTGTTCCCTTCTGGGACAGCACGAGGTGACTGAACGCTTCCCTGGCTTCCCTGGCTCCCCATACCGCCAACACAGATACCGCTGGAAATGGCACTACTTCTAACTCTCGTACCTTCCAgcccattttttacgcaaCTCTGCAATGTCGAATTATCACTAGGGTTCGATCCATTCTCTTCCTCACATGGATTATTCCATGTACCACCCACAACTTTGTTTGCAGCGTTAAAGTGGGGACCCAAATTTTGTGTCCTCCCTTCATTCATACTGTACTGGTAAGTGCCACTTTGCATATGCTGGGGAGACCCAGACTGTAGACCTCTAAAAAGTGGGGAGTAggtctcccccccctcgttCTTCATATGcgcattattaaaattggaACCATCGATGTAATTCCCGATTTGTGTATGTCCCCCCCATTTACTCGAAATTGCTGCATCTGTGGCTGTCTGTGGGTTTCTCCCGTAGTTGGCACCAAAAAACGGGTTCAGCTGGTTCGACTGGTTCGAATGGGTTAGCTGGCTCAATCGGTTGAACCTGTTCGATTGGCTGAACTGGCTCAATCGGTCCGACTGGCCTAACTGGCTCAACCGGTTCTGGTACGCCACATTTTTATACGTATCTGTAAATTGCCCCTTCGATAAAGCCTCTCCTCCACTAACCCCATGATTCAGATAAGCCACCTCACTTGGCAACCCACTTCGAA
This sequence is a window from Plasmodium cynomolgi strain B DNA, chromosome 3, whole genome shotgun sequence. Protein-coding genes within it:
- a CDS encoding transcription factor with AP2 domain(s) (putative); translated protein: MNCLHVPCAGGYINAQSPQQQRSSDSKRIDLPPLEKVEEKKNPNDGGTSRGNINMNSSGEQRRSGLDGAHISAKREQYVNKVSTNLGTWCNREVSGKDQIFCSRGVPKEGAHLREAIRVPGIGAHDTADEEAQNECTVVSVEEVSRWGSENGEEKGCHGEEKDYHDDKGYHDDKGYHDDKGYHDDKGYHDDKGYHDEESVRDVVQGGGSSPHGNEEQEEQRKTNPTILQCLNEVRRNNCMNRSGSYVENGEKHNMYEQSYVRSSNLQKNLISEDPLDEKDRRGNIFPGDDSDWVGILNMRETPQNEGDRRQNSCPLVKDMSHLRKKPHGEEKTKKGSSEEDKTVDGTSYERYIPPMSSTDRRETKDNIVEPNRRFEKKELLPAQVRVDGEPRKYNPGKDLPAQRSEGNLHTIHSLSSVDALHRSNQNESKEGKSLQVEGKNVFAPIGEEITEKWIAKAPNGGIPKLSEQVRQIDNQLGIENGEIKKVEKDNLEGYLSGERHKKNVGEEADLAEGPNGTVSHERVSPFPCDVSIGMTLSGMIEIPEGGGKNEAGSYKGVEKQKDVHLADGNEEPFSCAERVVVRLDGAPPSASPLRESSQERRTEMSSAIHIGELVEEIAQREVERTAAEEEGKKKDSSLEMCKVGSLDVSNELDDKSRREPVRSCRGSENGFTPQDLLSKNKYSTDNQLVGVIPRTFVSLGYPPDAHGVALRTSRTRFGERKGIQMVDAKWSEGDKYIMDNYQRSENIPMGTYRNGPREFVAHRNDDYSSFEKEMNKALLDLHKDGVDVCHDNLPHLSDCKKKKKRTGIPLNERKYYRVLAKQMIKIQGLTFDHNQIRWIAYWKNENNKQIQKHFPVCKYGFYKARQLALEFRNSKFAPGSQTVGGGAVGGGAVGGGAVGGGVVGGGAVGEGTVGEGTVGEGTVGEGAVHIQGATISEVDKPGVNPPGVEKAEVINYGVNTPAVNNRGVYPPQSSKKSSHKKDGAMPQNPEPTQKGNQTTETRSKNKRKDAKVGINNPRKRSRISSRRTHLNVESGGTVANPSHAEGTMKQESEPKNVDAKSNLKFVNKRINACKGNACEENSPTGRSAVGGFSGGDHAGMTRHGLKNVQNVLACQNGDNLNSIQNSPHSTISQGFPVFMGNQVGGGFSDLSGLRGLGGLGGLRGCIGGSGHSYDQGNHTTTNGQPSSRHEYATGSYGSINFYDQNGIIITGPHINAWDSEQGRTHNYSYMVNNFEAMQRGHNMGMSAFRSGLPSEVAYLNHGVSGGEALSKGQFTDTYKNVAYQNRLSQLGQSDRLSQFSQSNRFNRLSQLTHSNQSNQLNPFFGANYGRNPQTATDAAISSKWGGHTQIGNYIDGSNFNNAHMKNEGGETYSPLFRGLQSGSPQHMQSGTYQYSMNEGRTQNLGPHFNAANKVVGGTWNNPCEEENGSNPSDNSTLQSCVKNGLEGTRVRSSAISSGICVGGMGSQGSQGSVQSPRAVPEGNKSTQNKQKEDLNLNLSLNVNMHNSRVSGERSERETWNLTRASTATHISEHLGELINVNRSIHYERSQGRSLPREEGGTSGEVVGLRNTGEETTRGKANVLGDNTEVFGRCINSPEQWISIQPMEKEKKTIKSACVESGEGEAGKMTCSHSMERVTSAYVVDTTVGNQEGKTSEKNVSGKNKGKKKNSEKKTTNRKGSKSCNNSHIRGNGISVLSERDIVSRSCQWYGEEGSMEMRAVGSGEHNEGGISNGEVVSKEVSKTKSHKKSAKRKKEKNDLDVAQTSGKQNKSGCNQISDAKNKGSEEVSSAISSHNKWTHSMSLIQRKDNLSEEPKKAAMYEKRNCASEKLLDPRRCSQLNQLTSETPFSISVGESSIPRCVFHPCAEKNGEHGSEKGSNELEKKETAEVEEGEEEMYKYKLNQFEKNSCNEHDDDEYYYSEIMKMPKIKGVHFDIRQKRWCAYGHKKKECFSVYRYGFLIARELAVKSRLKVQKRKNNLKLKKNKNYMNGEKVCGENVCDKNVCDKNVCGKNGLSLVKGKKKHSSDNWEVSHVPYDDLDRNNNTGSLNGYTSPPSPIGSAECTLTPQFNDEKGYPMGSSTPTGESNSHENDKQNGVMDERTEHWNGTEMNANSFPILFAHSHETESLKGPSVSGSKLRAYNGSGASGANSAGAASGANSTGAASGANSTGAASGANSTGAASGTYRDNPYGGYYASPDMYENRSYTGVPNEVEGPIRRYHKGEVDSRRGSGTHNVVPLDNMVHNSEKDKNYSYPGNTNRISSVNPISNVNPISNVNRGQGAFEFYGPNEQACLSGQTKNDSFYGAYNANGETNQMMQFNTERGRRNFVNMRNVERCVLRGPNEECQSYNGDVMSWYSVARANAEMQKTGSVPIAAIPIAAIPTAPIPIAAIPTAPIPIATIPMECVSVGPAPSLGNGATQSNAANDEARNRFHKIAVLNDGHFSSSREHARGNEVISTQGGVPLGVGGSLPIDAKKTCVPEMQQRNRANNRTHRNGITDESREFVQNKEEVAILEPEMESKPNKMRLKKDVMPNGYWSFINNYEKGTTVGSDQRGGTNVTTNAVTCVNSAPLVNVGGTTPFFEANGAAKGEANGAANGAAKGAAKGEANGAATGEANGAATGAVNESANGAANRIDGTTNLGGHFLGLSPSPQHTAPQHKAPQNMLPQFPHMNSTQGPFLHTWGTHQGENIPIANMPTWNPTHSTCDTSPRMNANVWGIQKKREGQDDVGRVMNMSERDFLQNDMNRGVVRNYSAVRSADPFGVHNLMRSNTSRCRNVQSDCGKGRITSCLMVEEKTNYKVGKESNLQYDRNVVGIGSGYSEYDMNRCVNVNDSFAQNEECMTLARRNYGSDEFTSPFDKQGKNETDKHLGENEKKFLHQIFQDNRNIGHIEVDIKNKPIENGLQKNKRLNFEEVNMFHTEVEEVREPVVSGNTAGLAGKEHRNECDSSPKWVQCEEKQTRSDKNKRSKSGFPNFRGSNETCATAEGGAQTCILPGSTLGGNQGAENGVGGAQGTDLNGSPTGVHIFKCHTNRSDTGRRKSEVVGKYKCKKEMTAQLSNSRECGNLGGASLTGVGFKGRGSPRREKIITPKVNSMMLDATTTGEEEEKYCQVYPRRRSNFPLLEKKTSQLICQEYDPYGGMVITTEGGKDGNMNTRDKQRWDTFVFLKGTDRSGPENVIYDDHGEVVLNGGLPHADCPFAFSRTNRESLQSGIKCEQLKDHQMNPLEDSQTVSRFENPYGGEQSGHYTEEASNGFVLKKVDASSTGLLHLSTNRSTDREVNRWDVLTGVLGGRRFDGGFSRGAANCHLGRGAAEKGSTTEGVHRFEADRMMAAAEVFLNGDYFDVCGDVPVAEGDTAVNGVVNGVVSEVPGGGQSEWQSEWRSGKRDSKKGTILKNVHILKEYGERFPHRGAEEEGVPYESVEDGNKSAEDGNKSAEDGNKRAGDGNKSGVESLIDRYCLSIFGSMKISEFMPMRCGGTEIEEVLLVEPYREHACLSLHDLNMNRAKDVNETIHFKKLILKYLIMDLFRNISVPEFSKMTNDRTHLFVNPHKCASSSPLTNEIEKNKELLQRVERYHLKCVNNIYDMKFVQLYWDVFVTCLVKNVTASVLPFEEHCMVMRSLLLLYLESCAPGGARCA